A single genomic interval of Planctomycetia bacterium harbors:
- a CDS encoding LPXTG cell wall anchor domain-containing protein, which produces MIEYLEVLQNEYLLAGVVVVLLLFAIVFHRRRRH; this is translated from the coding sequence ATGATCGAATACCTCGAGGTCTTGCAAAACGAATATCTGCTCGCCGGTGTGGTGGTCGTTTTGCTGCTGTTCGCGATCGTCTTCCATCGCCGCCGCCGACATTGA